The Kordia sp. SMS9 genome window below encodes:
- a CDS encoding PolC-type DNA polymerase III produces the protein MNWFRRKSYPEFWNTYSSYFKTSQEQQLEHIRFVVFDTETTGLDTKKDRILSIGCIAVEGLKIKVADQLETYVIQDIFNSETVKIHGLLKEGKLTKIDELEAVQQFLAYVKDAVLVAHHAAFDVAMINNALRRLELPKLKNKTLDTGHLFQKTKLDTSKAHFSLDELSKRFNIPLHDRHTASGDAYITALLFLKILSKLTARDQLTLKDLLRPVRVI, from the coding sequence ATGAATTGGTTTAGACGCAAATCGTATCCTGAGTTTTGGAATACTTACAGTTCCTATTTTAAAACATCACAAGAACAACAACTTGAACACATTCGATTTGTGGTGTTTGATACCGAAACCACAGGTTTGGACACGAAAAAAGACAGAATACTTTCCATAGGTTGTATTGCTGTGGAAGGTTTAAAAATAAAAGTAGCGGATCAATTAGAAACCTATGTAATACAAGACATATTCAATAGTGAAACGGTAAAAATACACGGTTTACTCAAAGAAGGGAAGCTGACCAAAATTGACGAATTGGAAGCTGTACAACAGTTTCTAGCGTATGTCAAAGATGCAGTATTGGTAGCGCACCATGCGGCATTTGATGTTGCAATGATCAATAATGCGTTGCGAAGACTTGAATTGCCAAAACTGAAAAACAAAACGTTGGACACGGGACATTTATTTCAAAAAACGAAATTAGACACTAGCAAAGCACATTTCAGTCTCGACGAGCTTTCCAAACGTTTCAACATTCCCTTGCACGACAGACACACTGCTTCAGGTGATGCGTATATTACGGCATTGCTGTTTTTAAAAATCCTTTCAAAACTAACCGCGAGAGATC